The region AGGGACACTAATGCAAGGCTTGGAAAGGACGTTGGCATCTGAGGTGGTTAGAGAAACGCGTTCTGAAGTTGCTTCAGAAGATCCAAATGAAGCAAAGGCAAGGAGCAAAGAAGCAATACTAGAACCTGTGCAAACTTTAGAAACAAGTTCAAAACCTGTACGGGAACAAATAGTAGGTCATTTAGAAGCAGTATTAGAGGCTTTGCCTGGAGTGGAAGAAAAAACGATGGCATCAGAAATAGTGACGGAAGTGAGAAACTTGAAAGGAACTTTGGAATCTAATATTTTGACAGATGTGAGAGCTCAGGGGCCTACTGTAGAATATATAATTGCAACAAGGAGgacaagcacaaaaaaaaatgagccctcttcagaaacagaggaagcaatggaagcaaaatatttggagCCAGCATCAGAAGCTAGAGAAGTGAGGTGGTTGGAAAGTATGAAAGAGTCTGCAACAGTAGAGGTGAAAGGTTCTGAAACAGTCAAAGAGCCTGAGGTACACATGGATATCCAAAGTTTGGAAACTTCCCAAAAGTCTGGAAATGTGGTGGCGATGAATGTTTTAGAGGATGCTTCAGAAGCTGTTCCAGAATCTTTGCACACTGAAAAGCAAGAACATCTGCAAGTAGTTCTAGAAGCAAAACCTGCTGCAGAATGGAGGACTGCAGTAGAGGCTCCAGAGATCTTGAGTGCTGCTGAAATTAAGTCTTCTGAAGCGCTTCCAAAACCAGGGGACAGGGAAGATCTGGAAACAACACTGGAACATGAAGTGGCAGCAGAAGCACAATATGCAGAAAGGGTGCAGAGTCAACAAATGGAGGATGTGAGAGTTCCAGGTCAAGCTCAGGAATGCGAGATGCTGGTTGAGAAGAAAGATGCAGAGCAAACTCAAGCATCTGAGCCTTTAATAGCAGAAACAGTTTTTAGTTCTTCACATGCAGCAGATGAAAAAGATTCAGCACGGACTCCTGAACTTGAAATAATAAGAGACACAAAACAGTTGGAAGCAGCTCCAGCTCATGTGGCTGAAACAGAAGATTTGGAAATACCTTCTCTTTCTGAGACTGTTGTAGAGCTGAAagatgcagaagcagctgtgggGTTAGAGGCAGAGACAAAAGATTTGGAAGCAGCTCCAGTACCTCAGACCATTACAGAATCAGTTACAGTATTTGTGACAGAGGCAAGCCAGTTGGAAGCCATTCCGCAGGCCGAGGGTGTCAAAGAAGCAACTCCAGAAGAGGAGTCAGAGAAAAGAGATTCAGAAACATCCGATGTGCAACCTGATGTGGCGGCACGAATGAAGGAGACTCTGATGAGACTTGAGAAAGTTATTGAAAAAAGTAGTCATAGAAGCAGTGATAAAAAACATgatacaaagaaacaaaaaaggagtCGCTCCAAGTCTCAGTCCAGGTCTAGGAAACGGAAGAAAAAATCAAGGTCGCGTTCTACTTCCAGGCGTTTGACCTCTAAAAGAGCACGTTCTAGGAGCAGAAACTATTCAGATTCCAGAAAAAAGCATTCCAAATCTAGATCCCGATCCGTcgagaagagagagagaagagtgtCTTCCCGGAGGTCCAGGCGCAGACGTTCCAGGTCATCTGACCACTACAGGTCTAAATCCAGATCAGCAGAAAAGCGACTGTCCTCTCGAAGGTCCAGACGTAGACGTTCCAGGTCTTCTGACCGCTACAGATCTAAGTCCAGGTCAGTGGAAAAACGACTGTCCTCTGGGAGGTCCAGGCGCAGGCGTTCCAGGTCTTCTGACCGCTACAGATCTAAGTCCAGGTCAGTGGAAAAGCGACTGTCCTCTGGGAGGTCCAGGCGCAGACGTTCCAGGTCTTCTGACCGCTACCGGTCTAAGTCCAGGTCAGTGGAAAAGCGACTGTCCTCTCGAAGATCTGGGCGCAGACGTTCCAGGTCTTCTGACCGCTACAGGTCTAAGTCCAGGTCAGTGGAAAAGCGACTGTCCTCTCGAAGATCTGGGCGCAGACGTTCCAGGTCTTCTGACCGCTACAGGTCTAAGTCTAGGTCAGTGGAAAAGCGACTGTCCTCCCGAAGGTCCAGGCGGAGGCGTTCCAGATCATCTGACCGCTACAGGTCTAAATCACAGTCAGTGGAAAAGAGAGGGAGCAGGTTGTCCTCCTGGAGATCCCGCCGCAGACGTTCCAGGTCCTCTGACCGTTCTAAATCTAGATCCAGGTCTTCAGAAAAGAGAGGGGGCAAAGAATACTCATGGAGGTTCAGACATAGAGCGTCCGATTCCTCTGATCGTTCGAAATCTAGGTCAAGATCTGTTGAGAAGAGAGGTCGGAAGGCATCTCTGCGGAGGTCTAAACGTCAGCGCTCGAAGTCCTCTGACCATTACAAGTCTAGATCCAGATCAGTAGAAAAAAGAGATCGAAAGCAGTCATCGCGGAAGTCTAAACGTCAGCGCTCAAAGTCCTCTGACCGTTACAAGTCTAGATCcaaatcagtggaaaaaaagaaggagtcATCACGAAAATCTAAGCGTCGCCGCTCAAAATCTTCTGAACGTTACAAGTCTAGGTCTAGGTCTGTTGAAAAAAAGCGCAAGGAATCTTCAAAGAAATCGAAACGGAAACGTTCTAAGTCCTCTGATAGTGTTAAGTCAAGGTCCAAATCTatagaaaaaagagagagtaaGTTATCCTCAGCAAAGGGCAGTAGCAGGCATGTGGAGTCTTCTGAACTTCAGGAGTCAACCAAATGTCTTGAAAAAGTAGAAGTTCCTGAACCTTCTCTTGCAAGCGAAGGCAGCTCCTCCAAATCCTCGAATGGTCCCACGTCAGTAGCTTTGTCTGTTGAAAGAGTAAATGGCCCAGAGCTGCCACCAGCATCTGAAAGTGAATTTTCCAAAACTTTTGATAGTCTCGAGAAAAGCTCCTCATCTGTTGAAAAAACAGCGGGTCTGCAGCCTTCTGTGATGTCTGAATTTGATAGTTCCAAAACCCCAGATGACCAGGAAATGAGATCCATACctgtggaaaaaacacaggTTTCAGAGCTTTCTGTGACATCTGAGAATGGATCAGCTGAAAAAGCAGTGGCTCTTGAGTCTTCATCACTAGCTGAACTTACATACTCCACATCCAAGTCAAGATCTTCATCTGTTGAAAAAAGAGGAGATGCAGAAACTTCTTTGGTAACAGAATTTCAGCTCTCCACATCCCATGAAGATCAGTCGAGATCTACCCCTCTCAAAGAAATAGAGGGTCCAGAGCCTCTTCTGACACTTGAAAGCGGATGCTCTGTATCTTCTGGTGATTACAAGACAATCTCCTCGTCCTCTGGAAGGATGGAGGTTCAGGGATTTTCTCTGATGTCTGAAGGCGTACTCTCTGACTTGTCTGATGGTCATGAATTGAGACATATCCCTGTTGAAAAAACAGAGCTTCAGAAGTTTTTGCAAGTACCTGAAAGTGAATCTTCCAAGTTGGCTGACAGCCCTGAGTCAAGATCACCGTCTTTTGAAACAGTAGAGGCTCAAAAATCTTTTCTAGCACCTGAAGTTACATGCTCTACATTCCCTGATGTCTGTGAGTCAGCCTCCTTGCCTATTGAAAAGGGCCAGATGCAGGAGCCTTCGCTGGCTTCTGACAGTGGATACTTCAAGTCTCCTGATGGTCATGAATCAGGACCCAGCTTTGCTGCACAAGCAGAGGAGCTTCCGTTGATGTCTGAAGGTGGGTCCTTCAAATCACCTGATGGAAATGAACAAAGATCTTTATCTGTTGAAAAAGTCAAGGCTCCAGCTGTTTCCCTGACACCTGTGTGTGGTACTGTTGAGATCTCGGATGACCTCATTTCAGCATCATCTtttgaaaaaatgcaagaaattgcATTGACAACTGTAGGACAAAGCTGCACGTCTTCTGAAGTTCATGAGTCCAGATCATCTGTTGACAAAGATTTAGATGGTCCGACACTTTCACAAGTACTTGAAATTGACTGCTCTGAATCTTCTGAAATGCATGAATCGAGATACCTGCCTGCTGGAAAAATAGAGGATACAGGATCTATCTTGATGTCTAATAGTGGAATTCCTGTGTGCCATGATGGCCATAAATCAGAACAGAGTTactttgagaaaacagaaggtgCAGAACTGTCGTTGGCACCTGAGCTTAGGTGTTCTGTCTTCCCTGAAAGCTATGAATTGACATccactgcagctgaaaaaatggAGATACAGAAGCCTCCTCTCCCAAGGGAAAGTGGGTTCTCCAAGTCTGCTGATGCTTGTGAATCAGTAAGCACACCTACTGAAGAACTACAGGCCCCAGTGACTTCTCTGACATCTGAAAGTGGGCATTTCCTGTTGCCTGATAGTCATGAAGTGAGACCTATCCCGACTGAAAACGTAGAGGTGCAAAAATCATCTGAATCGCAATGCATTGCATCCCCTAATGGCCACGAGTTGAGATCCGCCTATGATGACGAAATACAGGTGCACGAGCCACCTCTGATACTGGAACGCAGATGTTCTGTTTCCTCTGATGGTCATGAGTTGACACCTACCCCTTTTGAAAAAGTTGAGGTAGAGGAGCCTTCTCAGATGTCTGAAAATGAATACACAGTAGGGCTTGATGGCCCAGGGCTGACATCAACCCCTGctgaaaaaacagagatgaGGGAGCTTTATCGGATGTCTGAAGAAAGATGTTCAGTGTCCACTGAGAGCCAGGAGTTGGAGTCACCCTCTGTTGAAACGATAGAAGTGCAAGAGCCCGCTCTGATGTCTGAAAATGAATACGCTGTATCTTGGGAGGGCCAGGAGTTGAGATCTAGTTCTCCTGAAAAGGTAGAGATGCAGGAGGCTTACGTAGTACCTGACAATGAGTATGCTGTGTCGTCTGAAGATCACGAATTGCCATCTTCCCTTGCTGAAAAAACAGAGGTACAGGAGTGTTCTCTGCTGTCTGAAAATGAATATGCTGTAACTCCTGAGGGCCAGGAGATGACAGCCAGCCCCGCTGAAAAAGAGGTTCAGGAGCCTCCTCTGACGTCTGACAGTGAATATACCATCTTCCCTGAAGGCCAAGGATTACAGTCTACCCTTGCTGAAAAAACAGTGGTGCAGGAGCCTTCAGGATTATCAGACAGTCAATATGCTGCATCCCCCGAAGGGCAGGAGTTGCTCTCTGGTCTTACTGAAAAAACAGAGGTGCAGGAGTGTTCTTTGCTGTCAGAAAATGAGTATGATGTATCCCCTGAAGGCCATGATTTGAGATCCAGTCCtattgaaaaagaagaaatggggGAACCTTCTGAAACATCTGAAAGTGAAAGTTCAATATCCACTGATAGCCAGGAGTTGCAGTCTACTGTTGTTggaaaaacagaggcacagGAGTCGTCTTTGATGTCTGAAGGTGAATGTGCCATGTCCCCTGAAGGTCAGGAGCTGCAGTCTAGCCCTGCTGAAAAAGTAGAGCCTAAGGAGCCTTCTTTGACATCTGAAAATGAACGTGCTCTGTCTCCTGAAGAGTGTGAATCAAGATTGACTCATGCTGAGAAAACAGAGGATATGGATTATTCTTTGACATCTGAAAATGACCGTCTTTTGACTTTTGAGAGCCAGGAGGTAAAATTCACCGCTGTTCAAAAAGCAGATGTGCGGGAACTTTCTCCAACACCTGAAAATGAACATGCAGCATCCCCTGATGGTCAGGAGTTGAGATTCCCCACTGTTGCAAAAGGAGATGGTCTTGAACCTTGGGCACTAAACAATAGATCCTCCATGTCCCCTGATGGCAGTGACGTGAAATCCATCCCTGTTGAAAAAATTGATGATGCAGTGCCTTCTTTAATGCCTGAAAGTGGGTGCTCCATGTCCCCTGATGGCTACAGTGTGAAATCTGGCCCTGGTGAAGAAACAGGGGATTTAGAGCCCTCTCTGATATCTGAACGTAGACATTCCACATCCTCATATCAGGAAGGCCATGAGCTGAAATCTCCAATGGAGGAGGAGGGTCTAGAGTCCTCTTTGACTTCTGAACATAGACGATCTGTGTCCCCTGAGGGCCATGACCAGAAATCTGCCAGAGATGAAGAAATGGATGATCTGGAGCCCTCTTTGACATCTGAACAGAGGCGCTCCACGTCCCCTGATGAGCATGAGTCAAGATCTAGCACTGGTGAAGAAGCAGAGTATCTGGAGCAGCCTTTGACAACGGAACGTAGATGCTCCGAGTCTTCTGATGAGTCAAGGTCTACCATTGGAGAAGAAGCAGAGGATGCAGAACCCTCCTTGACAGCTGAACGAAGAGACTCCACATCCTCTGATGAGCATGAGTCGAGGTCTACCACTGGTGAAGATATGGAAGATGGGGAGCCCTCTTTAACAGCTGAACGTAGACACTCCACGTCCTCTGATGACCGTGAGTCAAGGTCTACAGCTGGTGAAGAAATAGAGGATTTGGAGCCGCCTTTGACAGCTGAACATAGACGCTCTGTGTCTCCTGATGGACGTGAGTCAAGATCAACCACTGGTGAAGAAGCAGAGGACCAGGAGCTCTCTTTCACAGCTGAACGTAGACACTCCACATCCTCAGATGAACATGAGTCAAGGTCTACCACTGGTGAAGATGTGGAGGATGTGGAACCCTCCTTGACAGCTGAACGAAGAGATTCCACATCGTCGGATGAGCATGAGTCAAGGTCTACCACAGGTGAAGAAGTAGAGGATTTGGAACCCTCTTTGTCAACTGAACACAGACGTTCCACATCCCCTGATGGGCGTGAATCGAGATCTACCACTGGTGAAGAAGCAGATGATGTGGAGCCCTCCTTGACAGCTGAACGAAGAGATTCCACATCGTCAGATGAGCATGAGTCAAGGTCTACCACTGGTGAAGAGGGTGAGGATGTGGAGCCCTCTTTGGAAGATGAAGATAAACCTCTTGAGAGGTCGGAGGAACAGGACTCTTCCTTTATACCTGAAAGTGAGCGTTCTGAGTCTTCTGAACGTGAAAAATCTAGATCCAAATCTGTTGATAAAATGTCTGACAGAGAGTCTTCACGAAGATCTGTAAGCAGACGCTCAAAATCTCCTACTTGCCAAAAGAGTCGATCCACATCtgttgaaaaagcagcagatgaagAGTCTTCACTGAGATCTAGACGTAGACGTTCCAGGTCTGCTGCTCGCCAGAAGAGTAGATCCACATCtgttgaaaaagcagcagacaaaGAGTCTTCATGGAGGTCTAGACATAGACGCTCCAGGTCCACTGCTCGCCAAAGGAGTCGATCGACATCtgttgaaaaagcagcagacaaaGAGTCTTTGCGGAGGTCTAGACGTAGACGCTCCAGGTCCACTGCTCGCCAAAGGAGTCAATCCAAATCTGTTGAAAAAACAGCAGACAAAGAATCTTCACGGAGGTCTAGAAGCAGACGCTCCAGGTCTTCTCAGCGCAGATCCCAGAGATATGATACAGAATCTCGCTCTAGACGGAATCGCTCCAGGTCAGTAACACGGAGAAGAGCATCAAGATCAAAATCTAATCGTCGCTCTAGGTCTAGCTCATTGTCGCGTTCAAGGCACAGAAGGAGGAGTAGGTCAAGGTCAGCATCAAGAAGGCGGCGTTCTTTATCAAGAGACAGGCGTAAGAGATCTCAGAGAAATAGATCAAGATCTACtgacagaagaagaagaagatcCGATTCAAGAGATCGTAGAATATCACTCAGATTACGGAGCAGGAGTCGAACACCTATTCGTCAAAGGCGATCAAGGTCGAGAGGAAGAAGACGAAGCACTAGTAGGTCACCAATTCGACTACGGCGATCAAGATCTTCAGGGAGAAGAAGATACAGCAGATCACCTGATCGTCGTAGGTCAAGGTCATCGGAACGATTTTCAAGCAGGTCACCTAAACGTCTTACAGACTTGGGTAagtgataattttcttttcgGTATTTCCATGGTTAGGTGATACTGTGTTCATTTACATAGTCTTATTTTAATGTATCTCTGTAGCTTTCATAAAGAATTTCTTGGAAGTCATTTTGTGCATTAATTTTAGGCAGTGACTTCCAGTAGGAACTTTTATGTTGGAGCTGAATCAATGCTTACCATTTGGATGAAAGTGTACGTAGAGCAGGTTATAGAGCTTTTATACAAAGGTAGTATGTTGTGGTCTTGAGGAACACTGTTCATTGTAATAGTAAAGGCCCAGTACTTTGTAAGAAACTTAAGAATTTgtagttttaatgaaaacaaattggGCGTTAAAGAACATAGGAAAGTAAGTGCCAGTTAGAGAGTTCTTAGCTTTGTTGTCAGCTGTAATGCTTGTTTATCTGTTTCCATTACTCTGTCTTGCCTCTTTCCCATGGTAAGAACTTAATGGGAAAGGAAACTTGATTCTGAAAATATTCCCAGACCCAGCTgattggaaaataaaagaaaaaaatcctaatgaaCTGCATCTTTTCTCTGTGACTGGAGGAAGAGAGGCCTTGTAGTTTCCTTAGGTAGTAAGTTACATAAGAAGAAAGAAGGTTTTAATCTTGAGAGACGAGCTCTTGTACAGTGTGTGAGGAAGCCTCCTTTTGTGGACCTCAGGTTCTGATGCTTTTAGTCCTGTCCCATAAAGTTACTATGGAAGCCTCTCTACCAGAGAAGTATTTTTGTACAGAACATGAGAATTAATGAGCATCCTTGGATCTGCCTTCATGCTTTGATTATGCAGCAAGTCTGTGTCTATATACTTTTATTGCTGAAGTTGTAAAGGAATGTTGTCCTTTAGGGTTTTTATAAAGCTATACGCTTGCAGGGATAGTGGCAACTTGTTATTTGCAAACTGGCAGATCGAATAAGGTGTACTTTATTTTCACTCCCGATTTCTGTGACAGAGCcacatgtgcttttttccttaataaagcaaaatactggTTTATTAACAGTTTTACATGTAGTTGTATTTTACACAGGTGCACGTTTTACTCAGTGCTTATGTTTTCTGTTGGTAGCTTTCAGGCTACATACGGGGGGACTTGAGGGGACTTCCTCAAGACCTTTGAATGCTTTTCAGAGATAGCTAGGAAGTAGACTTTGGAATTTATGTTGTGTAGAAATGACCCAGTATTTCCAAAACTGGAATGAATCAGTGAAGTAAAAAAGGCATCAGAACTTCTGGGGTTTGGAGGATTTTGAGAGCTGTAATTTGGACTCCCGTGCTTTGTGTTAAATTTGTAATTTCAGTTGTCTGTTGGGTagaccaaattttaaaaagtctggaGCAACTAAGTACAATTTTAGTTATTTTCACAGAGCATAAAAATGCACAGAGTGGGTAAAatcttgtgttttctctttgtacTTTGTTTAGTCTGCCGGAAAtgcttatttattattaaaacaagaatctgtaaaaataataatttttcttaaaaaatttttttagacAAGGCCCAGCTACTTGAAATAGCCAAAGCTAATGCAGCCGCCATGTGTGCTAAGTCTGGTGTTCCCTTACCACCAAGCCTGATGCCTTTGTTATCTCAAAAGAAAGACGACAAAGCCAATCAGAAGTCATCAAGAGATACACTAAAGGAGCTCACTGAGGTAAGTGAGAACAACAGTATCAAACCTGAAAATAAGCAAATTGGTTTTTTGTGACTTTTAGGCAATCTGTCGTTCTGTGTGCTTGGTTTGTGTGTTAGGTCCTGAAAACAGGCTTTTTAATTCTATGGAAATGCATGAAATccaattattttgattttctttttttttgttttgattctgtTCTAATTTTGTACACACTGGTAGTTCTCCTTGAATCTTCTTAATAAAAACCAAAGTTTTCACTTCTAGCTTTTGGTTCTAGTGTTGTTAGTTATTtatgttcttgcttttcttagTGAATTTCACATCGTTAAATTACCTCTGGGTTACAAATCTAGTGCCCACTTCACATAGttctatatattttaatatgcaCTCTTAAGATATTTTCAGAGAATTATTGTTGCAGTTCTGTCCTGTTGCAGTTCAAGTCTACAAACGGGATCGTTTTGTTCTgaatgtggagaaaaaaatgctgcttttccttttaatgcaGTAATGTCAACTTGTTTAATTTGGTAATTTCCccctacatttttttccccagaaactagagaaaattcagaatggggaaaaaaaagtgcctttttttttttccttttttttaattgcatcatCAGTGTGACAGTTCCAAAAAATCTGCTTATGGAAATAACATCTGAAATTAAGCAATGTCAAATTGCTGAAAAGTAATCTCTTAGTTGTGTGTGGGCTAGTGCAAGCAGAAGTACTTGTTAGTAAAAAAGCTGAGACTGTGCAGATACACTGTTCAGACATCTTAAGTGGTTCTTCATGTAACCTCACCAAGATCCCG is a window of Nyctibius grandis isolate bNycGra1 chromosome 2, bNycGra1.pri, whole genome shotgun sequence DNA encoding:
- the SON gene encoding protein SON isoform X2, giving the protein MATNIEQIFRSFVVSKFREIQEEQQSGGKVEGQPNGDTIPAEQANPSDDTVAGAGSRQNDQIVQKIEEVLSGALDTELQCKSDVDKNTVKNSTQSTKRSSTAEDEIPRKKSKKNKKHKSKKKKKKKKKRKKEKKHKKQPKESKLSTRHGEHPDLQPASHLMPEKSSSKLSVQHGGFGDVNLAVHVQPEELCLKASEGLNIQALGLISHSTTDSQQSTENLGSEKGTLCATNPPFNLEGSQSDTQENASITQTKICTREEQIKQSHENIYPIAINASEKGVLLDTGNDTLSSFPSGVPSKSEIQKDSAATLTSEVIEALKGSEVILKSKGIGEVKALDTALESETMEVLKYAEAPLQSVAQEGAKELKATSESASLASDVTTIPKSANQADLNTVNVAHMSVAMEEVKIPEAAEKSLHMGNVESLELGGVSRTLEPTLKPSVISDNLRMTLCSPMEASSVLKADVSFQHPFKISAATAVTQVEIKSAKIPLGPEAVTKVKDIEPAESSAHMENVKALEEALQPVAVVKPQTLETIMEPVGVIAEDVKAAQECVQVGAVKDVEGTTDPATLLNASGVLLQPKVLTETRSTDRTQESALPAELTDMNVAAEAKGLRATLGPIAVVQTFVTQTAPEIQMAEGFKGPRATVEVAALTGVKQQEISQATLQLENTNASRISESTLKPVTVTEAKHSEDTSLLRQPEELRESRSQSESNVRGLEATPLSLQKDVKGLGGVIRPVAMVEAKTLKTASLSLQMEGVKASEEAVHCGTVAGGLAATLDSTAVSKGSEINLGSMAGVEAGSDAGLLAMKVGSVRPVTGDPTSVGIAKVQALEAVLQPGTLAVARGLEENVCSESKMGSKVLEASPGHLALGERSERTTESVVTCVSMEPVRESEALAGMMHLKAAAEGEPKCAETVAEPLGDSKMKSSIISQSQVMTHTSTSQTEVVGEIQGSELVASSATVEVRGLDNLLKVEGVAEVKDVEARSKTSHLTQTKNLEMVVGSETGTLMQGLERTLASEVVRETRSEVASEDPNEAKARSKEAILEPVQTLETSSKPVREQIVGHLEAVLEALPGVEEKTMASEIVTEVRNLKGTLESNILTDVRAQGPTVEYIIATRRTSTKKNEPSSETEEAMEAKYLEPASEAREVRWLESMKESATVEVKGSETVKEPEVHMDIQSLETSQKSGNVVAMNVLEDASEAVPESLHTEKQEHLQVVLEAKPAAEWRTAVEAPEILSAAEIKSSEALPKPGDREDLETTLEHEVAAEAQYAERVQSQQMEDVRVPGQAQECEMLVEKKDAEQTQASEPLIAETVFSSSHAADEKDSARTPELEIIRDTKQLEAAPAHVAETEDLEIPSLSETVVELKDAEAAVGLEAETKDLEAAPVPQTITESVTVFVTEASQLEAIPQAEGVKEATPEEESEKRDSETSDVQPDVAARMKETLMRLEKVIEKSSHRSSDKKHDTKKQKRSRSKSQSRSRKRKKKSRSRSTSRRLTSKRARSRSRNYSDSRKKHSKSRSRSVEKRERRVSSRRSRRRRSRSSDHYRSKSRSAEKRLSSRRSRRRRSRSSDRYRSKSRSVEKRLSSGRSRRRRSRSSDRYRSKSRSVEKRLSSGRSRRRRSRSSDRYRSKSRSVEKRLSSRRSGRRRSRSSDRYRSKSRSVEKRLSSRRSGRRRSRSSDRYRSKSRSVEKRLSSRRSRRRRSRSSDRYRSKSQSVEKRGSRLSSWRSRRRRSRSSDRSKSRSRSSEKRGGKEYSWRFRHRASDSSDRSKSRSRSVEKRGRKASLRRSKRQRSKSSDHYKSRSRSVEKRDRKQSSRKSKRQRSKSSDRYKSRSKSVEKKKESSRKSKRRRSKSSERYKSRSRSVEKKRKESSKKSKRKRSKSSDSVKSRSKSIEKRESKLSSAKGSSRHVESSELQESTKCLEKVEVPEPSLASEGSSSKSSNGPTSVALSVERVNGPELPPASESEFSKTFDSLEKSSSSVEKTAGLQPSVMSEFDSSKTPDDQEMRSIPVEKTQVSELSVTSENGSAEKAVALESSSLAELTYSTSKSRSSSVEKRGDAETSLVTEFQLSTSHEDQSRSTPLKEIEGPEPLLTLESGCSVSSGDYKTISSSSGRMEVQGFSLMSEGVLSDLSDGHELRHIPVEKTELQKFLQVPESESSKLADSPESRSPSFETVEAQKSFLAPEVTCSTFPDVCESASLPIEKGQMQEPSLASDSGYFKSPDGHESGPSFAAQAEELPLMSEGGSFKSPDGNEQRSLSVEKVKAPAVSLTPVCGTVEISDDLISASSFEKMQEIALTTVGQSCTSSEVHESRSSVDKDLDGPTLSQVLEIDCSESSEMHESRYLPAGKIEDTGSILMSNSGIPVCHDGHKSEQSYFEKTEGAELSLAPELRCSVFPESYELTSTAAEKMEIQKPPLPRESGFSKSADACESVSTPTEELQAPVTSLTSESGHFLLPDSHEVRPIPTENVEVQKSSESQCIASPNGHELRSAYDDEIQVHEPPLILERRCSVSSDGHELTPTPFEKVEVEEPSQMSENEYTVGLDGPGLTSTPAEKTEMRELYRMSEERCSVSTESQELESPSVETIEVQEPALMSENEYAVSWEGQELRSSSPEKVEMQEAYVVPDNEYAVSSEDHELPSSLAEKTEVQECSLLSENEYAVTPEGQEMTASPAEKEVQEPPLTSDSEYTIFPEGQGLQSTLAEKTVVQEPSGLSDSQYAASPEGQELLSGLTEKTEVQECSLLSENEYDVSPEGHDLRSSPIEKEEMGEPSETSESESSISTDSQELQSTVVGKTEAQESSLMSEGECAMSPEGQELQSSPAEKVEPKEPSLTSENERALSPEECESRLTHAEKTEDMDYSLTSENDRLLTFESQEVKFTAVQKADVRELSPTPENEHAASPDGQELRFPTVAKGDGLEPWALNNRSSMSPDGSDVKSIPVEKIDDAVPSLMPESGCSMSPDGYSVKSGPGEETGDLEPSLISERRHSTSSYQEGHELKSPMEEEGLESSLTSEHRRSVSPEGHDQKSARDEEMDDLEPSLTSEQRRSTSPDEHESRSSTGEEAEYLEQPLTTERRCSESSDESRSTIGEEAEDAEPSLTAERRDSTSSDEHESRSTTGEDMEDGEPSLTAERRHSTSSDDRESRSTAGEEIEDLEPPLTAEHRRSVSPDGRESRSTTGEEAEDQELSFTAERRHSTSSDEHESRSTTGEDVEDVEPSLTAERRDSTSSDEHESRSTTGEEVEDLEPSLSTEHRRSTSPDGRESRSTTGEEADDVEPSLTAERRDSTSSDEHESRSTTGEEGEDVEPSLEDEDKPLERSEEQDSSFIPESERSESSEREKSRSKSVDKMSDRESSRRSVSRRSKSPTCQKSRSTSVEKAADEESSLRSRRRRSRSAARQKSRSTSVEKAADKESSWRSRHRRSRSTARQRSRSTSVEKAADKESLRRSRRRRSRSTARQRSQSKSVEKTADKESSRRSRSRRSRSSQRRSQRYDTESRSRRNRSRSVTRRRASRSKSNRRSRSSSLSRSRHRRRSRSRSASRRRRSLSRDRRKRSQRNRSRSTDRRRRRSDSRDRRISLRLRSRSRTPIRQRRSRSRGRRRSTSRSPIRLRRSRSSGRRRYSRSPDRRRSRSSERFSSRSPKRLTDLDKAQLLEIAKANAAAMCAKSGVPLPPSLMPLLSQKKDDKANQKSSRDTLKELTEKCKKIAQSTDDVIVNKPHVSDEEEEERPFYNHPFKLSEPKPIFFNLSTPSIKPAPPPQPKNQVSLSKEFPVSSGSQHRKKEADSVYGEWVPVEKGKEDSKDDVFPKPSIEGVDITTAMNDRALAQKRLNENTFDLEAMCMLNRAQEQIDAWAQSNSIPGQFTGSTGAQILSSDELTNSGPQAWIRKDQFLRAAPVTGGMGAQLMRKMGWREGEGLGKNKEGSVEPIMVDFKTDRKGLVAVGEKAQKRSGHYVVMKDLSGKHPVSALMEICNKRRWTPPEFVLVDDSGPDHRKHFIFKVRVNGNEYRPTFASLNKKHAKATAATAALQAMGLVPKESMVNTTMFRSASHR